In one Streptomyces venezuelae genomic region, the following are encoded:
- a CDS encoding helix-turn-helix domain-containing protein — protein sequence MVRTPLTPEERERGERLGVLLREARAERSMVSVAAEAGLSAETLRKIETGRAPTPALFTVAALASVLGLSLDELVIRCELVVA from the coding sequence ATGGTTCGGACACCTTTGACCCCGGAGGAGCGCGAGCGCGGCGAGCGCCTCGGAGTGCTCCTCCGCGAGGCCCGCGCGGAGCGGAGCATGGTTTCGGTCGCCGCGGAGGCGGGTCTCTCGGCGGAGACGCTGCGGAAGATCGAGACGGGGCGCGCGCCGACCCCCGCGCTGTTCACCGTGGCGGCGCTGGCGTCCGTGCTCGGGCTCTCGCTGGACGAGCTGGTGATCCGGTGCGAGCTGGTCGTGGCCTGA
- a CDS encoding nitrilase-related carbon-nitrogen hydrolase, with the protein MANVVRAALVQATWTGDTESMIAKHEEHAREAARQGAKVIGFQEVFNAPYFCQVQEAEHYRWAEPVPDGPTVTRMKELARETGMVIVVPVFEVEQSGFYFNTAAVIDADGSYLGKYRKHHIPQVKGFWEKYYFKPGNLGWPVFDTAVGKVGVYICYDRHFPEGWRQLGLNGAQIVYNPSATSRGLSAYLWQLEQPAAAVANEYFIAAINRVGQEEYGDNDFYGTSYFVDPRGQFVGEPASDKSEELVVRDLDFGLIEEVRQQWAFYRDRRPDAYEGLVQP; encoded by the coding sequence ATGGCCAACGTCGTACGCGCCGCACTGGTCCAGGCGACCTGGACAGGCGACACCGAATCCATGATCGCCAAGCACGAGGAACACGCCCGCGAGGCGGCCCGGCAGGGCGCGAAGGTGATCGGCTTCCAGGAAGTCTTCAACGCCCCCTACTTCTGCCAGGTGCAGGAGGCCGAGCACTACCGCTGGGCCGAGCCCGTGCCCGACGGCCCCACCGTCACGCGTATGAAGGAACTCGCGCGCGAGACCGGCATGGTGATCGTCGTCCCCGTCTTCGAGGTCGAGCAGTCCGGCTTCTACTTCAACACCGCAGCCGTCATCGACGCCGACGGCAGCTATCTGGGCAAGTACCGCAAGCACCACATCCCCCAGGTCAAGGGGTTCTGGGAGAAGTACTACTTCAAGCCGGGGAACCTGGGCTGGCCCGTCTTCGACACCGCGGTCGGCAAGGTCGGCGTCTACATCTGCTACGACCGCCACTTCCCCGAGGGCTGGCGCCAGTTGGGCCTGAACGGCGCCCAGATCGTCTACAACCCCTCCGCCACCTCCCGCGGCCTCTCCGCCTACCTCTGGCAGCTCGAACAGCCCGCGGCCGCCGTCGCCAACGAGTACTTCATCGCCGCGATCAACCGCGTCGGCCAGGAGGAGTACGGCGACAACGACTTCTACGGAACCTCGTACTTCGTCGACCCGCGCGGCCAGTTCGTGGGCGAGCCCGCGAGCGACAAATCCGAGGAACTCGTCGTCAGGGACCTCGACTTCGGCCTCATCGAGGAAGTACGCCAGCAGTGGGCGTTCTACCGCGACCGCCGTCCCGACGCCTACGAAGGGCTGGTGCAGCCGTGA
- a CDS encoding aspartate aminotransferase family protein — protein MTDLYDRHRAVLPDWLALYYERPMELTHGEGRHVWGADGRKYLDFFGGILTTMTAHALPEVTKAVSEQAGRIIHSSTLYLNRPMVELAERIAALSGIPDARVFFTTSGTEANDAALLLATAHRRSNQILAMRNSYHGRSFTTVGITGNQSWSPTSLSPLQTLYVHGGVRTRGPYAALSDAEFTAACVADLRDMLGQGRGGVAALIAEPVQGVGGFTSPPDGLYAAFKEVLDEHGILWIADEVQTGWGRTGDHFWGWQAHAENGPPDILTFAKGIGNGMSVGGVVARADVMNSLDANSISTFGGSPVTMAAGLANLAYLLEHDLQGNARRVGGLLIERLRAICAQLPVVREVRGRGLMIGVELVEPDTGGPNPQAAAAVLEAAREGGLLIGKGGGHDTSVLRVAPPLSLTVAEAEEGAAILERALRSA, from the coding sequence GTGACCGATCTGTACGACCGCCACCGGGCCGTGCTGCCCGACTGGCTCGCGCTCTACTACGAACGGCCCATGGAGCTCACCCACGGCGAGGGACGCCACGTCTGGGGCGCCGACGGCAGGAAGTACCTCGACTTCTTCGGCGGCATCCTCACCACCATGACGGCCCACGCCCTGCCCGAGGTCACCAAGGCGGTGAGCGAGCAGGCCGGGCGGATCATCCACTCCTCGACGCTCTACCTCAACCGCCCGATGGTCGAACTCGCCGAGCGCATCGCGGCGTTGTCCGGCATCCCCGACGCCCGCGTCTTCTTCACCACCTCCGGCACCGAGGCCAACGACGCGGCTCTCCTGCTCGCCACCGCGCACCGCCGCTCCAACCAGATCCTGGCGATGCGCAACAGCTACCACGGCCGGTCCTTCACGACCGTCGGCATCACCGGCAACCAGTCCTGGTCGCCGACCAGCCTCTCGCCGCTCCAGACGCTGTACGTCCACGGGGGCGTCCGCACCCGCGGTCCGTACGCCGCGCTGAGCGACGCCGAGTTCACCGCGGCCTGCGTCGCCGACCTGCGGGACATGCTCGGGCAGGGCCGCGGGGGAGTGGCCGCGCTCATCGCCGAGCCCGTCCAGGGCGTCGGCGGCTTCACCTCGCCGCCCGACGGTCTGTACGCCGCGTTCAAGGAAGTCCTGGACGAGCACGGCATCCTGTGGATCGCCGACGAGGTGCAGACCGGCTGGGGCCGCACCGGCGACCACTTCTGGGGCTGGCAGGCCCACGCCGAGAACGGGCCGCCGGACATCCTCACGTTCGCCAAGGGCATCGGCAACGGGATGTCGGTCGGCGGCGTCGTGGCCCGCGCCGACGTCATGAACTCCCTCGACGCCAACTCCATCTCGACGTTCGGCGGCTCCCCGGTCACCATGGCGGCCGGCCTCGCCAACCTCGCGTACCTCCTGGAGCACGACCTCCAGGGCAACGCGCGGCGCGTCGGCGGGCTCCTCATCGAGCGGCTGCGCGCGATCTGCGCCCAACTGCCCGTCGTGCGCGAGGTGCGCGGCCGCGGCCTGATGATCGGCGTCGAGCTGGTCGAGCCCGACACGGGCGGGCCGAACCCGCAGGCGGCCGCGGCCGTCCTCGAAGCGGCCCGCGAGGGCGGACTGCTCATCGGCAAGGGCGGCGGGCACGACACCAGCGTGCTGCGCGTGGCCCCGCCGCTGTCGCTGACCGTGGCGGAGGCGGAGGAGGGCGCGGCCATCCTCGAACGGGCCCTGCGCAGCGCCTAG
- the hydA gene encoding dihydropyrimidinase, translating to MSTRTLITGGLVITASDELPVDVLVEDGRVAALATRDSHGWTADHVIDASGKYVIPGGVDAHTHMEMPFGGTLAADTFETGTRAAAWGGTTTIVDFAIQPKGGTLAEGLDAWHEKAAGRCAIDYGFHMIMSDVNESSLKEMDTLVSSGVTSFKLFTAYPGVFFSDDGQILRAMQRAGANGGLVMAHAENGLAIDVLVEQALARGERDPRYHGEVRKALLEAEATHRVIRLSQVAGAPLYVVHVSAQEAVAELTRARDDGLPVFGETCPQYLFLSTDNLAEPDFEGAKYVCSTPLRPKEHQAVLWRGLRTNDLQVVSTDHCPFCFKGQKEMGREDFSKIPNGMPGVENRMDLLHQAVVDGHISRRRWIEVACATPARMFGLYPKKGTIAPGADADIVIYDPHAEQVMSARTHHMNVDYSAYEGKRVTGRVETVLSRGVPVIDNRTYAGRSGHGSFLRRGICQYV from the coding sequence ATGAGTACCCGCACTCTGATCACCGGCGGCCTGGTCATCACGGCCTCCGACGAACTGCCCGTCGACGTCCTGGTGGAGGACGGCCGCGTCGCCGCGCTCGCCACCCGCGACAGCCACGGCTGGACGGCCGACCACGTGATCGACGCGTCCGGGAAGTACGTCATCCCGGGCGGCGTCGACGCGCACACGCACATGGAGATGCCGTTCGGCGGCACCCTCGCCGCCGACACCTTCGAGACCGGCACCCGCGCCGCGGCCTGGGGCGGCACGACCACCATCGTCGACTTCGCGATCCAGCCCAAGGGCGGCACGCTCGCGGAGGGCCTCGACGCGTGGCACGAGAAGGCGGCCGGGCGGTGCGCGATCGACTACGGCTTCCACATGATCATGTCCGACGTGAACGAGTCCTCGCTCAAGGAGATGGACACCCTCGTCTCCTCCGGGGTGACCTCGTTCAAGCTGTTCACCGCATACCCCGGCGTCTTCTTCTCCGACGACGGACAGATCCTCCGGGCGATGCAGCGCGCCGGCGCGAACGGCGGCCTCGTGATGGCGCACGCGGAGAACGGCCTGGCCATCGACGTCCTGGTGGAGCAGGCGCTGGCGCGCGGCGAACGGGACCCTCGCTACCACGGAGAGGTCCGCAAGGCGCTCCTGGAGGCCGAGGCCACGCACCGGGTCATCCGGCTCAGCCAGGTGGCGGGCGCCCCGCTGTACGTGGTGCACGTGTCGGCGCAGGAGGCCGTCGCCGAGCTGACCCGGGCACGCGACGACGGACTGCCCGTCTTCGGCGAGACGTGCCCGCAGTACCTCTTCCTGTCGACCGACAACCTCGCGGAGCCGGACTTCGAGGGCGCGAAGTACGTCTGCTCGACCCCGCTGCGCCCCAAGGAGCACCAGGCGGTCCTCTGGCGCGGGCTGCGCACGAACGACCTCCAGGTGGTCTCCACGGACCACTGCCCGTTCTGCTTCAAGGGGCAGAAGGAGATGGGCCGCGAGGACTTCTCGAAGATCCCGAACGGTATGCCGGGCGTCGAGAACCGCATGGACCTGCTGCACCAGGCCGTCGTCGACGGGCACATCAGCCGGCGCCGCTGGATCGAGGTGGCCTGCGCGACCCCGGCCAGGATGTTCGGCCTGTACCCGAAGAAGGGCACGATCGCGCCGGGCGCCGACGCCGACATCGTCATCTACGACCCGCACGCCGAACAGGTCATGTCGGCGCGGACCCACCACATGAACGTGGACTACTCGGCGTACGAGGGCAAGCGGGTGACTGGACGCGTGGAGACCGTGCTGTCGCGGGGCGTCCCCGTGATCGACAACCGTACGTACGCGGGGCGTTCGGGGCACGGGTCGTTCCTGCGGCGGGGGATCTGCCAGTACGTGTGA